One genomic segment of Macaca fascicularis isolate 582-1 chromosome 19, T2T-MFA8v1.1 includes these proteins:
- the LOC135968320 gene encoding galactoside-binding soluble lectin 13-like isoform X1: MSLLSVPHTRPVSLSTGSCVTIKGTPILPFSNDPQLQVDFHTETCEKSDIAFHFRVYFGHVVVMNSRECGSWKCEMRCNNVPFEDGKPFELCISVLDNEYQVSVNGQHCYSFPHRFPPCYVKMVQVCRDISLTSMCVCN, encoded by the exons GTGCCACACACACGGCCTGTGTCCTTGTCCACTGGTTCTTGCGTGACAATCAAAGGAACACCAATCCTCCCTTTTAG CAATGACCCACAGCTGCAGGTGGATTTCCACACCGAGACGTGTGAGAAGTCAGACATTGCCTTCCACTTCCGAGTGTACTTTGGCCATGTTGTGGTCATGAACAGCCGTGAGTGTGGGTCCTGGAAATGTGAGATGAGATGCAACAATGTGCCCTTTGAGGATGGCAAACCGTTTGAGCTGTGCATCTCCGTGTTGGACAATGAATACCAG GTAAGTGTCAATGGCCAGCACTGTTACAGCTTTCCTCATCGCTTCCCGCCATGCTATGTGAAGATGGTGCAAGTGTGTAGAGATATCTCCCTGACTTCGATGTGTGTCTGCAATTGA
- the LOC135968320 gene encoding galactoside-binding soluble lectin 13-like isoform X3 produces the protein MIMCAASMTQDCKQVPHTRPVSLSTGSCVTIKGTPILPFSNDPQLQVDFHTETCEKSDIAFHFRVYFGHVVVMNSRECGSWKCEMRCNNVPFEDGKPFELCISVLDNEYQVSVNGQHCYSFPHRFPPCYVKMVQVCRDISLTSMCVCN, from the exons GTGCCACACACACGGCCTGTGTCCTTGTCCACTGGTTCTTGCGTGACAATCAAAGGAACACCAATCCTCCCTTTTAG CAATGACCCACAGCTGCAGGTGGATTTCCACACCGAGACGTGTGAGAAGTCAGACATTGCCTTCCACTTCCGAGTGTACTTTGGCCATGTTGTGGTCATGAACAGCCGTGAGTGTGGGTCCTGGAAATGTGAGATGAGATGCAACAATGTGCCCTTTGAGGATGGCAAACCGTTTGAGCTGTGCATCTCCGTGTTGGACAATGAATACCAG GTAAGTGTCAATGGCCAGCACTGTTACAGCTTTCCTCATCGCTTCCCGCCATGCTATGTGAAGATGGTGCAAGTGTGTAGAGATATCTCCCTGACTTCGATGTGTGTCTGCAATTGA